One genomic region from Gossypium hirsutum isolate 1008001.06 chromosome D13, Gossypium_hirsutum_v2.1, whole genome shotgun sequence encodes:
- the LOC107893539 gene encoding E3 ubiquitin-protein ligase RGLG4, giving the protein MGNFLSKRKLKQMQIFEYLKKRTSMAAAPLQISTRGGESTAPINEPSGPQRKQSTKQKYGFIPDHFSTFDQVTQALREAGLESSNLILGIDFTKSNEWTGKVSFNNRSLHAIGDTPNPYEKAISIIGKTLAPFDEDNLIPCFGFGDATTHDTEVFNFHNDHSSCHGFEEVLACYRKIVPNLRLAGPTSYAPVIDVAVDIVENSGGQFHVLVIIADGQVTRSVNTSDRELSPQEESTINSIVNASLYPLSIVLVGVGDGPWDDMKKFDDKIPAREFDNFQFVNFTGIMSKNISPKEKETAFALAALMEIPLQYKAVIELDILGQRTGKAKKVVPRPPPVSYRRPTPAPPERIPSNVSSSSPADDQTQATCPICLTNTKDLAFNCGHTTCRECGSKVSNCPICRQRITNRLRLFT; this is encoded by the exons ATGGGTAATTTTCTTTCTAAACGGAAGCTGAAGCAGATgcaaatttttgaatatttaaaaaaaagaacatcCATGGCCGCCGCACCGCTGCAAATTTCTACTCGCGGAGGGGAAAGCACTGCTCCGATTAATGAACCTTCCGGGCCACAAAGAAAGCAATCTACAAAGCAGAAGTATGGGTTTATTCCTGATCATTTCTCAACCTTCGATCAG GTTACCCAGGCTTTAAGAGAAGCTGGTCTAGAGTCGTCTAATCTCATACTCGGAATCGATTTCACGAAAAGCAATGAATGGACAG GCAAAGTATCATTCAACAACCGGAGTCTACATGCAATTGGTGATACACCAAATCCGTATGAGAAAGCCATCTCCATCATCGGAAAGACTCTGGCTCCATTTGATGAAGACAACTTGATACCTTGTTTCGGCTTTGGTGACG CTACCACACATGATACGGAAGTGTTTAACTTCCACAATGATCATTCATCTTGCCATGGATTTGAAGAAGTCTTAGCTTGTTACAGAAAGATTGTTCCAAACTTGAGACTAGCTG GACCAACTTCTTACGCACCTGTAATCGATGTTGCTGTTGACATTGTGGAAAATAGTGGTGGCCAATTCCATGTCTTAGTTATCATTGCAGATGGCCAG GTCACACGAAGTGTTAATACAAGTGACAGAGAGCTCAGTCCACAAGAAGAAAGTACAATCAATTCAATTGTGAATGCAAG CTTATACCCACTGTCGATTGTTCTGGTTGGTGTTGGTGACGGACCTTGGGAtgatatgaagaaatttgatgatAAGATTCCGGCACGCGAGTTTGACAACTTCCAG TTTGTTAATTTCACAGGGATTATGTCCAAAAATATAAGTCCAAAAGAGAAGGAAACTGCTTTTGCGCTTGCTGCACTCATGGAAATCCCTTTACAGTACAAAGCAGTGATAGAACTTGACATTCTTGG ACAACGAACTGGAAAAGCCAAGAAAGTAGTTCCACGGCCTCCCCCAGTTTCCTACCGTAGACCTACACCTGCTCCACCTGAGCGTATACCGAGCAATGTCTCATCATCATCACCTGCGGATGATCAGACCCAG GCTACATGCCCAATATGCCTTACGAATACAAAGGACTTGGCCTTTAATTGCGGGCATACG ACTTGCAGGGAATGTGGGTCAAAAGTGTCGAATTGTCCAATATGCCGCCAAAGGATTACTAATCGTCTTAGGCTGTTTACTTGA